In one Nocardioides sp. NBC_00368 genomic region, the following are encoded:
- a CDS encoding Hsp20/alpha crystallin family protein, protein MLIRSTDPFREFDRITQQLLGGGTTNRPAVMPMDAWREGDRFVIEFDLPGVSPDTIDLDVERNVLTVRAERVARNGDWQMLANERVRGSFSRQLVLGDNLDLDHIEAAYDAGVLRLVVPVAEKAKPRKIQIATGGQPEPAAIES, encoded by the coding sequence ATGCTGATCCGAAGCACCGATCCGTTCCGCGAGTTCGACCGCATCACCCAGCAGCTCCTGGGCGGCGGCACCACCAACCGCCCGGCCGTGATGCCGATGGACGCCTGGCGCGAGGGCGACCGGTTCGTCATCGAGTTCGACCTTCCCGGCGTCAGCCCGGACACGATCGACCTCGACGTCGAGCGCAACGTGCTCACGGTCAGGGCCGAGCGCGTCGCCAGGAACGGCGACTGGCAGATGCTGGCCAACGAGCGCGTGCGCGGCAGCTTCAGCCGTCAGCTCGTGCTCGGCGACAACCTCGACCTCGACCACATCGAGGCGGCGTACGACGCCGGCGTGCTGCGCTTGGTCGTGCCGGTCGCCGAGAAGGCCAAGCCGCGCAAGATCCAGATCGCCACGGGGGGCCAGCCGGAGCCCGCCGCGATCGAGAGCTGA
- a CDS encoding alpha/beta hydrolase — MSILERASSVIDPLVAPVVTPIKGLAFAAALNLPASVQRRIVGKPVTYDGQTLAVDTQIMLALMKVSGEPDPSTLPIPKGRVALLRQSQLGGGRQEIGSVRELWVAGLKARLYVPEGVSGNAPLLVFLHGGGFIFGDLDSHDAPCRLLASESGVKVLSVDYRLAPESPFPAAYDDSVAAFRWVVEHAAELGADPARIGVGGDSAGGNLAAGVALAVGEACAFQLLIYPVTQSEANTRSREDLREGFYLTADFIAAATDNYLPQGIDRRDPRHAPLHAEIPTSGVAPAYVATAGFDPLRDEGEAYAAKLEEAGVKVAHKRFADQIHGFLNVVGAGRTSRAAVLEIAQVLRDNL; from the coding sequence ATGTCGATTCTTGAGCGTGCGTCGTCCGTGATCGATCCGCTGGTGGCGCCTGTGGTGACCCCGATCAAGGGGCTGGCGTTCGCGGCGGCACTGAACCTGCCGGCCTCGGTGCAGCGGCGGATCGTCGGCAAGCCGGTGACGTACGACGGGCAGACGCTCGCCGTGGACACCCAGATCATGCTCGCGCTGATGAAGGTGTCGGGGGAGCCGGACCCGTCGACGCTGCCGATCCCGAAGGGGCGGGTCGCACTGCTGCGGCAGTCGCAGCTCGGTGGTGGTCGCCAGGAGATCGGGTCGGTGCGCGAGCTGTGGGTCGCGGGCCTGAAGGCGCGGCTCTACGTCCCCGAGGGAGTCTCGGGCAACGCTCCGCTGCTGGTCTTCCTGCACGGCGGCGGGTTCATCTTCGGCGACCTCGACTCCCACGACGCTCCCTGCCGGCTGCTGGCCAGCGAGTCCGGCGTCAAGGTGCTCTCCGTCGACTATCGGCTGGCGCCGGAGTCGCCGTTCCCGGCGGCATACGACGACTCGGTCGCGGCGTTCCGGTGGGTGGTCGAGCACGCGGCCGAGCTCGGTGCGGACCCGGCCCGGATCGGGGTCGGCGGCGACTCCGCCGGCGGCAACCTGGCGGCCGGGGTCGCTCTCGCGGTCGGCGAGGCCTGCGCGTTCCAGCTGCTCATCTACCCGGTGACGCAGTCGGAGGCGAACACCCGCAGCCGCGAGGATCTCCGCGAGGGCTTCTACCTGACCGCCGACTTCATCGCGGCCGCCACCGACAACTACCTGCCCCAGGGCATCGACCGCCGCGACCCGCGCCACGCTCCGCTGCACGCAGAGATCCCGACGAGCGGGGTCGCCCCGGCCTACGTCGCGACCGCGGGCTTCGACCCGCTGCGCGACGAGGGTGAGGCGTACGCCGCCAAGCTCGAGGAGGCCGGGGTCAAGGTCGCGCACAAGCGCTTCGCCGACCAGATCCACGGCTTCCTGAACGTGGTCGGCGCCGGGCGTACGTCACGTGCCGCTGTGCTCGAGATCGCGCAGGTCCTGCGCGACAACCTCTGA
- the mshD gene encoding mycothiol synthase, with protein MALSVEQVLDIAKATEAYDGVAPLDEATLLTLRNRPEDATIWGDVRGFGLLVSTGSTTGGELSLVVLTQHRGVGLGRQLLLRAPSLPAGTTAWSHGDNPAAARLAAKQGWERTRELWVMRRPASGLPAAPEPPEGIVVRGFEAGDEAELLRVNAAAFAHHPEQGSLDEAGLRERMSEPWFDASGLVTAWEGGKLLAFHWTKRHSETEGEVYVVGVDPAAQGRGLGKLVTLLGLRHLADAGVDAIHLYVEGDNTPAVRLYEGLGFTRAAADTHVQYTRS; from the coding sequence ATGGCACTCAGCGTCGAGCAGGTCCTGGACATCGCGAAGGCGACCGAGGCGTACGACGGGGTGGCACCGCTCGACGAGGCGACCCTGCTCACGCTGCGCAACCGTCCGGAGGACGCCACGATCTGGGGGGACGTACGTGGCTTCGGGCTGTTGGTCTCGACAGGCTCGACCACCGGTGGAGAGCTGTCGCTGGTGGTGCTGACCCAGCATCGCGGCGTGGGCCTGGGGCGCCAGCTGCTGCTCCGCGCGCCTTCGCTTCCGGCCGGGACGACGGCGTGGTCACACGGGGACAACCCGGCTGCGGCGCGGCTGGCCGCGAAGCAGGGCTGGGAGCGCACGCGTGAGCTGTGGGTGATGCGGCGCCCCGCATCCGGACTGCCGGCCGCTCCCGAGCCTCCCGAAGGGATCGTCGTGCGCGGCTTCGAGGCCGGTGACGAGGCCGAGCTGCTCCGGGTCAACGCCGCCGCCTTCGCGCACCATCCCGAGCAGGGCTCGCTCGACGAGGCCGGGCTGCGGGAGCGGATGTCGGAGCCGTGGTTCGACGCATCGGGGCTGGTCACCGCGTGGGAGGGCGGGAAGCTCCTCGCGTTCCACTGGACGAAGCGCCACAGCGAGACCGAGGGCGAGGTCTACGTCGTCGGCGTCGATCCTGCCGCCCAGGGTCGCGGGCTCGGCAAGCTGGTCACCCTCCTCGGGCTGCGTCACCTGGCAGATGCCGGGGTGGATGCGATCCACCTCTACGTCGAGGGCGACAACACCCCGGCCGTACGTCTCTACGAAGGGCTCGGCTTCACCCGGGCCGCGGCGGACACGCACGTCCAGTACACGCGCAGCTAG
- a CDS encoding MoaD/ThiS family protein — protein MTNVIEVRYWAAAKSAAGTASDQIEVDGPLTLAEVVRRAAELHAGTRLPEVLKVCSALIGDRPAGTADPGGIEVPPGSTVEFLPPFAGG, from the coding sequence GTGACGAATGTTATAGAGGTCCGCTACTGGGCGGCAGCCAAGTCCGCGGCCGGAACCGCGTCGGACCAGATCGAGGTCGACGGTCCGTTGACCCTGGCCGAGGTCGTACGCCGTGCCGCGGAGCTGCACGCCGGCACCCGCCTCCCCGAGGTGCTGAAGGTCTGCTCGGCACTCATCGGTGACCGTCCGGCAGGAACGGCCGACCCCGGTGGGATCGAGGTCCCACCGGGGTCGACGGTCGAGTTCCTCCCGCCGTTCGCGGGTGGCTAG
- the ygfZ gene encoding CAF17-like 4Fe-4S cluster assembly/insertion protein YgfZ, producing the protein MNEHGLTEHSMISPLLSLPGAVAGDGADAPVAAHYGSFNLEQRTLASGEGFVDLSHRDVLRIAGPDRLPWLHSLTSQAFEGLAPGAWTSALILSPQGHVEHFFSGVDDGTAFLAWTEPGAGSALVDYLERMKFWSDVTVTLESSQASVWRPAQGYSFVPRESLETYAAAAGPACGFWAFEALRIERGEPRFGVDTDARTIPNEVGWVPGAADVVGPEYAVHLDKGCYRGQETVARVHTLGRPPRRLVLLHLDGSENRLPVAGSELVFGEKTVGFVGSSARHHELGPIALGLVKRNVPVDAQLVVDGMPVAQEVLVDPEIGLHIRPLR; encoded by the coding sequence ATGAACGAGCACGGTCTGACTGAGCACAGCATGATCAGCCCACTGTTGTCCCTGCCCGGTGCGGTCGCGGGTGATGGTGCCGACGCGCCGGTCGCCGCGCACTACGGCTCGTTCAACCTGGAGCAGCGGACGCTGGCCTCCGGTGAGGGCTTCGTCGACCTCTCCCACCGAGACGTGCTGCGGATCGCGGGGCCCGATCGGCTGCCCTGGCTGCACTCGCTGACCTCGCAGGCGTTCGAGGGCCTGGCCCCGGGCGCCTGGACCTCGGCCCTGATCCTGTCGCCGCAGGGACATGTCGAGCACTTCTTCTCCGGCGTCGACGACGGCACCGCCTTCCTGGCGTGGACCGAGCCGGGTGCCGGTTCGGCGCTGGTCGACTACCTGGAGCGGATGAAGTTCTGGTCCGACGTCACCGTGACGCTCGAGTCGTCGCAGGCGTCCGTCTGGCGTCCGGCGCAGGGCTACTCCTTTGTCCCGCGCGAGTCCTTGGAGACGTACGCCGCTGCCGCGGGCCCCGCCTGCGGATTCTGGGCGTTCGAGGCTCTCCGGATCGAGCGTGGTGAGCCACGGTTCGGCGTGGACACCGACGCGCGCACGATCCCCAACGAGGTCGGCTGGGTGCCGGGGGCTGCTGACGTGGTCGGCCCGGAGTACGCCGTCCACCTCGACAAGGGCTGCTACCGCGGCCAGGAGACGGTCGCCCGCGTCCACACCCTGGGCCGCCCGCCGCGGCGCCTGGTGCTGCTCCACCTCGACGGCTCCGAGAACCGGCTGCCTGTAGCCGGCTCCGAGCTCGTCTTCGGGGAGAAGACGGTGGGGTTCGTGGGTTCGTCCGCTCGTCACCACGAGCTCGGCCCGATCGCGTTGGGGCTGGTCAAGCGCAACGTACCTGTGGACGCACAGCTTGTCGTGGACGGGATGCCGGTCGCTCAGGAGGTCCTCGTCGACCCCGAGATCGGCCTCCACATCCGCCCGCTGCGCTGA
- a CDS encoding ADP-ribosylglycohydrolase family protein — MELNESQSDRAVGAIVGTAVADALGAHYEFDRPPLGADEKAQMLGGGLGPFAPGEWTDDTTMAWCILDAAAGGLDLRTEEGLTAVARNFRTWAESEPKDIGNQTARVLNTAGPAPTAADLRLVSEKLHEMTGHTGGNGSLMRTAPVPLRHLGDRPAVAEAAAAVSALTHWDEHARSGCVLWSLAIEHAVMHGEIDVRSGLSLLSPAEAGFWTEKLDEAETAPPATFNPNGWVVTALQAAWSSIAQTPVPEADPGSHYVEALNTAIRIGNDTDTVAAIAGGLLGARWGASAIPAEWRALSHGYPEISGNVLATLALDAVAATRP; from the coding sequence GTGGAGCTGAACGAGTCTCAGAGTGACCGGGCCGTCGGGGCCATCGTCGGGACCGCGGTGGCGGATGCGCTCGGGGCTCACTACGAGTTCGACCGGCCCCCGCTCGGGGCGGACGAGAAGGCTCAGATGCTCGGCGGCGGGCTCGGCCCGTTCGCGCCCGGGGAGTGGACCGACGACACGACCATGGCGTGGTGCATCCTCGACGCTGCCGCCGGCGGGCTCGACCTGCGTACCGAGGAAGGGCTGACCGCGGTCGCCCGCAACTTCCGGACCTGGGCGGAGTCGGAACCGAAGGACATCGGCAACCAGACGGCCCGGGTGCTCAACACCGCCGGCCCCGCACCGACCGCCGCGGACCTGCGGCTCGTCTCGGAGAAGCTGCACGAGATGACCGGTCACACCGGTGGCAACGGCTCCCTGATGCGTACGGCTCCGGTTCCTCTCCGCCATCTCGGCGACCGTCCGGCCGTCGCGGAGGCCGCGGCGGCGGTGAGTGCCCTGACCCACTGGGACGAGCACGCCCGGTCCGGCTGCGTGCTGTGGTCGCTGGCCATCGAGCACGCGGTGATGCACGGCGAGATCGACGTACGCTCCGGCCTCTCCCTCCTCTCCCCCGCCGAGGCCGGCTTCTGGACCGAGAAGCTCGACGAAGCCGAGACCGCGCCGCCGGCGACCTTCAACCCCAACGGCTGGGTCGTCACCGCGCTGCAGGCCGCGTGGTCCTCGATCGCCCAGACCCCGGTGCCCGAGGCCGATCCGGGGAGCCACTACGTCGAGGCGCTGAACACCGCGATCCGGATCGGCAACGACACCGACACGGTCGCCGCCATCGCCGGCGGCCTCCTCGGCGCCCGCTGGGGCGCCTCCGCCATTCCGGCCGAGTGGCGCGCCCTCAGCCATGGCTACCCCGAGATCTCCGGCAACGTCCTCGCCACCCTCGCCCTCGACGCCGTTGCCGCGACCCGTCCCTGA
- a CDS encoding DUF47 domain-containing protein, whose product MRFRIRPVDTSFYDLFTESANHLVGGVSLLAEMLSDNADREDVARRMRDAEHAADETTHELVKKVNSTFVTPFDREDIYALGSGLDDVMDSMDEVVDQIFVYGVNILPPELSDQVTVLQRCAELTASAMPKLRSMKELSEYWIEINRLENQGDKNHRRILAKLFSGEYDALEVLKLKDIVESLEDAIDGFEKVANTVEQIAVKES is encoded by the coding sequence GTGCGTTTCCGAATCCGCCCGGTCGACACGTCGTTCTACGACCTGTTCACCGAGTCTGCCAACCACCTCGTCGGCGGTGTCTCGCTGCTCGCCGAGATGCTCAGCGACAATGCCGATCGTGAGGACGTCGCGCGACGGATGCGCGACGCGGAGCATGCCGCTGACGAGACCACCCACGAGCTGGTCAAGAAGGTCAACTCGACCTTCGTCACGCCGTTCGACCGCGAGGACATCTACGCCCTCGGCTCCGGTCTCGACGACGTGATGGACTCGATGGACGAGGTCGTCGACCAGATCTTCGTCTACGGCGTCAACATCCTCCCCCCGGAGCTCTCCGACCAGGTGACCGTGCTCCAGCGCTGCGCGGAGCTGACCGCGTCGGCCATGCCCAAGCTGCGCTCCATGAAGGAGCTCTCGGAGTACTGGATCGAGATCAACCGTCTCGAGAACCAGGGCGACAAGAACCACCGCCGCATTCTCGCCAAGCTCTTCTCCGGTGAGTACGACGCACTCGAGGTCCTCAAGCTGAAGGACATCGTCGAGTCCCTCGAGGACGCGATCGACGGCTTCGAGAAGGTCGCGAACACCGTCGAGCAGATCGCCGTCAAGGAATCCTGA
- a CDS encoding RNA degradosome polyphosphate kinase — MSLDPQAPTRSAEDTVSLTAVPDQPFDVEPEYLPDHEALAEVEKYEDRFLDRELSWLRFNERVLELAEDDTLPLLERVRFLAIFTSNLDEFFMVRVAGLKRRIAAGVAVRAASGLMPREVLELIWRKTRELSERHAEVFRDKVKPALLGEGIQLLHWEDLTPEEVKACKKLFKERVYPVLTPLAVDPAHPFPYISGLSLNLAVRLRDPKTKKKHFARVKVPPIFTRFVPLGDDRFVPLEEIMRERLHKLFPGMEILEVHTFRVTRNEDLEVEEDDAENLLTALEKELLRRRFGPPVRLEVQESMTDSTLDLLVSELGISDKEVFRLPGPLDLRGLHGIADIDHEQLKYPAFVPSTHPALAPVESAAPVDVFKAARRGDILLQHPYDSFATSVQRFIEQAAADPRVLAIKQTLYRTSGDSPIIDALIDAAEAGKQVLVLVEIKARFDEVANIRWARKLEQAGCHVVYGLVGLKTHCKLAMVVREEPDGTIRRYTHIGTGNYNPKTSRLYEDMGLITTNENIGEDVAHLFNNLSGWSREATYEQLLVAPGNVRSGLIEQIHAEIAHHLAGRPARIRLKANSVVDEAVIDALYLASQAGVPVQLLVRGICALRPGVEGLSETIEVRSILGRFLEHSRIFWFENGNADDGDGPTAWIGSADMMHRNLDRRVEALVRLPTPELVAEVGALFDLAFEPSTDAWILGSDGTWTRNHAPDHLQAMLITRQRQRRRASAG; from the coding sequence ATGAGTCTCGACCCGCAGGCCCCCACCCGCTCGGCCGAGGACACCGTGAGTCTGACCGCGGTTCCCGACCAACCCTTCGACGTCGAGCCCGAGTACCTCCCGGACCACGAGGCGCTGGCCGAGGTCGAGAAGTACGAGGACCGGTTCCTCGACCGCGAGCTGTCCTGGCTGAGGTTCAACGAGCGGGTGCTGGAGCTGGCGGAGGACGACACGCTGCCGCTGCTGGAACGCGTACGTTTCCTGGCGATCTTCACCTCCAACCTCGATGAGTTCTTCATGGTCCGCGTCGCCGGGCTGAAGCGGCGGATTGCGGCCGGGGTGGCGGTGCGCGCGGCGTCCGGGCTGATGCCGCGCGAGGTCCTCGAGCTGATCTGGCGGAAGACGCGGGAGCTCTCCGAGCGGCATGCCGAGGTGTTCCGCGACAAGGTGAAGCCAGCGCTGCTCGGAGAGGGCATCCAGCTGCTGCACTGGGAGGACCTCACCCCCGAGGAGGTCAAGGCCTGCAAGAAGCTGTTCAAGGAGCGGGTCTACCCGGTGCTGACGCCGCTGGCGGTCGACCCGGCCCACCCGTTCCCCTACATCTCCGGTCTCTCCCTCAACCTGGCGGTCCGGCTGCGCGACCCGAAGACGAAGAAGAAGCACTTCGCCCGCGTGAAGGTGCCGCCGATCTTCACCCGCTTCGTGCCGCTGGGCGACGACCGCTTCGTGCCGCTCGAGGAGATCATGCGCGAGCGGCTGCACAAGCTCTTCCCGGGGATGGAGATCCTCGAGGTGCACACCTTCCGGGTGACCCGCAACGAGGACCTCGAGGTCGAGGAGGACGACGCCGAGAACCTCCTCACCGCGCTGGAGAAGGAGCTGCTGCGGCGGCGCTTCGGCCCTCCCGTACGCCTCGAGGTGCAGGAGTCCATGACCGACTCGACCCTCGACCTGCTGGTCTCCGAGCTCGGCATCTCCGACAAGGAGGTCTTCCGGCTGCCCGGCCCGCTCGACCTGCGCGGACTGCACGGCATCGCCGACATCGACCACGAGCAGCTGAAGTATCCGGCCTTCGTGCCGAGCACCCACCCGGCGCTGGCGCCGGTCGAGAGCGCCGCGCCGGTCGACGTCTTCAAGGCGGCCCGTCGTGGCGACATCCTCCTGCAGCATCCCTACGACTCGTTCGCGACGAGCGTGCAGCGCTTCATCGAGCAGGCGGCGGCCGACCCGCGGGTGCTGGCGATCAAGCAGACCCTCTACCGCACCTCCGGCGACTCCCCCATCATCGACGCCCTCATCGACGCCGCCGAGGCCGGCAAGCAGGTCCTGGTGCTGGTCGAGATCAAGGCGCGCTTCGACGAGGTGGCCAACATCCGCTGGGCGCGCAAGCTCGAGCAGGCCGGCTGCCACGTGGTCTACGGCCTGGTCGGCCTGAAGACCCACTGCAAGCTGGCGATGGTGGTGCGCGAGGAGCCCGACGGCACCATCCGCCGCTACACGCACATCGGCACCGGCAACTACAACCCCAAGACCTCTCGGCTCTACGAGGACATGGGGCTGATCACCACCAACGAGAACATCGGCGAGGACGTCGCCCACCTGTTCAACAACCTCTCCGGCTGGAGCCGGGAGGCGACGTACGAGCAGCTTCTCGTCGCACCCGGAAACGTACGCAGCGGCCTGATCGAGCAGATCCACGCCGAGATCGCCCACCACCTGGCCGGGCGGCCGGCACGGATCCGGCTCAAGGCCAACTCCGTCGTGGACGAGGCCGTCATCGACGCGCTCTACCTGGCCTCCCAGGCAGGCGTGCCGGTCCAGCTGCTGGTGCGCGGCATCTGCGCGCTCCGCCCGGGTGTGGAGGGGCTCAGCGAGACCATCGAGGTGCGCTCGATCCTGGGCAGGTTCCTGGAGCACTCGCGGATCTTCTGGTTCGAGAACGGCAACGCCGACGACGGGGACGGCCCGACCGCCTGGATCGGCTCGGCCGACATGATGCACCGCAACCTCGACCGCCGGGTCGAGGCCCTCGTACGTCTCCCCACCCCGGAGCTCGTGGCGGAGGTCGGCGCACTGTTCGACCTGGCATTCGAACCGTCGACGGACGCCTGGATCCTCGGGTCCGACGGAACGTGGACCCGAAACCACGCTCCCGACCATCTCCAGGCGATGTTGATCACACGTCAGCGGCAACGCAGGCGCGCCTCGGCGGGCTGA
- a CDS encoding DsrE family protein, producing MQELVVKVTVGAETPERTNQAFTVASAAATAGAKVSLWLTGEATWFAVPGRAEEFTLENAAPLQELLALVIEAGEVTVCSQCASRRDLTEDDLIKGVTIKGAVVFAEEILRDGVQALVY from the coding sequence ATGCAAGAACTCGTGGTGAAGGTGACCGTGGGCGCCGAGACGCCCGAGCGCACGAACCAGGCCTTCACGGTCGCCTCGGCGGCCGCGACCGCCGGAGCCAAGGTGTCCCTGTGGCTCACCGGCGAGGCGACGTGGTTCGCCGTGCCCGGGCGCGCGGAGGAGTTCACGCTGGAGAACGCGGCGCCCCTGCAGGAGCTGCTCGCCCTGGTGATCGAGGCCGGCGAGGTCACCGTGTGCAGCCAGTGCGCCTCCCGCCGAGACCTCACCGAGGACGACCTGATCAAGGGCGTCACCATCAAGGGTGCGGTCGTGTTCGCCGAGGAGATCCTCCGCGACGGCGTGCAGGCTCTCGTCTACTGA
- a CDS encoding FABP family protein, which translates to MAFELPENLHPDAGPCAWMLGTWQGNGHGDYPTIDKFEFGQELIFTHDGRPFFHYFSRSWIIDPETGEKVRDAALETGFLRFRPEGEVEWVMTHSSGIIEVWYGKAEGGKLDVVTDAVARTETAKEYTAGKRLYGNVEGDLLYAYDMAAMGQALQPHLWARLKRAR; encoded by the coding sequence GTGGCTTTCGAACTTCCGGAGAACCTTCACCCCGACGCCGGTCCTTGCGCGTGGATGCTCGGCACCTGGCAGGGCAACGGGCACGGTGACTATCCGACGATCGACAAGTTCGAGTTCGGGCAGGAGCTGATCTTCACCCACGACGGCCGGCCGTTCTTCCACTACTTCTCGCGCTCGTGGATCATCGACCCCGAGACCGGCGAGAAGGTGCGCGACGCCGCCCTCGAGACCGGCTTCCTGCGCTTCCGCCCCGAGGGCGAGGTCGAGTGGGTGATGACGCACAGCAGCGGCATCATCGAGGTCTGGTACGGCAAGGCCGAGGGCGGCAAGCTCGACGTCGTCACCGACGCGGTCGCTCGCACGGAGACGGCCAAGGAGTACACCGCCGGCAAGCGCCTCTACGGCAACGTCGAGGGTGACCTGCTCTATGCGTACGACATGGCCGCGATGGGTCAGGCGCTGCAGCCGCACCTGTGGGCGCGGCTCAAGCGAGCCAGGTAA
- a CDS encoding response regulator transcription factor translates to MSSLLLLTSSLQPSADVLPGLSLLGHQVKILPAEGSALLEAPDSDLLLVDGRQDLAQARDLCRLIRTTGTDIPVLLIATEGGLAVVSHDWGMDDVVLHTCGPAELEARIKLAIGRNSAAREASDPEAHVIRSGEVVVDDATYTAKIGGRPLDLTFKEFELLKFLAQHPGRVFSRQQLLQEVWGYDYFGGTRTVDVHVRRLRAKLGPENETLIGTVRNVGYRFVLPSKNNEAAADGARLTPSPRLGADA, encoded by the coding sequence ATGAGCTCGCTTCTGTTGCTGACCAGTTCGCTCCAGCCTTCGGCAGACGTCCTTCCGGGGCTCTCGCTCCTCGGCCACCAGGTGAAGATCCTTCCTGCTGAAGGTAGCGCGCTTCTCGAGGCGCCCGACTCCGACCTGCTGCTGGTGGACGGCCGACAAGACCTCGCCCAGGCCCGCGACCTGTGTCGTCTGATCCGTACGACCGGCACCGACATCCCCGTGCTGCTGATCGCCACCGAGGGTGGGCTCGCGGTCGTCTCGCACGACTGGGGCATGGACGACGTCGTGCTGCACACCTGCGGTCCGGCCGAGCTCGAGGCCCGGATCAAGCTCGCGATCGGCCGCAACTCGGCTGCCCGCGAGGCTTCCGACCCCGAGGCCCACGTCATCCGCTCCGGCGAGGTCGTCGTCGACGACGCCACCTACACCGCCAAGATCGGTGGCCGCCCGCTCGACCTGACCTTCAAGGAGTTCGAGCTCCTGAAGTTCCTCGCCCAGCACCCCGGCCGCGTCTTCTCCCGCCAGCAGCTGCTGCAGGAGGTGTGGGGCTACGACTACTTCGGCGGCACCCGCACCGTCGACGTCCACGTACGTCGCCTCCGCGCCAAGCTCGGCCCGGAGAACGAGACCCTCATCGGCACCGTCCGCAACGTCGGCTACCGCTTCGTGCTGCCCTCGAAGAACAACGAGGCCGCGGCTGACGGCGCCCGCCTGACCCCGTCTCCTCGCCTGGGGGCCGACGCCTAG
- a CDS encoding Fur family transcriptional regulator produces MTEAAEDWREALRAKGYRLTPQRELVLGAVERLRHATPEEVLAVVRESSSAINLSTVYRNLEVLEELGLVRHAHLGERASTYHSVSGRPHFHAVCRKCQKVTSVDPSVADGICERLREEYAFEADVAHLTVFGACVDCSAEEPT; encoded by the coding sequence ATGACCGAGGCGGCTGAGGACTGGCGCGAGGCCCTTCGGGCGAAGGGCTATCGCCTCACGCCCCAGCGCGAGCTGGTCCTCGGAGCCGTCGAGCGGCTGCGTCACGCCACCCCCGAGGAGGTGCTCGCGGTCGTGCGCGAGTCGTCCTCCGCGATCAACCTCTCCACCGTCTACCGCAACCTCGAGGTGCTCGAGGAGCTCGGCCTGGTGCGCCACGCACACCTGGGCGAGCGGGCCTCGACCTACCACTCGGTCTCCGGGCGCCCGCATTTTCATGCGGTGTGCAGGAAGTGTCAGAAGGTCACGAGTGTTGACCCCTCTGTGGCCGACGGAATCTGCGAGCGGCTGCGTGAGGAGTACGCCTTCGAGGCAGATGTCGCTCATCTGACCGTCTTCGGGGCGTGCGTCGACTGTTCTGCCGAGGAGCCCACATGA
- a CDS encoding inorganic phosphate transporter: MELAIVIAVVVVALVFDYTNGFHDAANAIATSVSTRALTPRIALLLAAVMNFVGAFLGQKVAHTVSDTITPPSGAHGLTVVMAGLLGAIAWNMITWYFGLPSSSSHALIGGLAGSAIAAGAFVNWWTVLQKVVIPMFVSPFVAFSLGFGVMLAIMWIFRRANPHKAQKGFRIAQTISAAAMALGHGLQDAQKTMGVIFLALVTGGFLSEGDGLPFWVIAAAATAISLGTMSGGWRIMRTLGRRIIHLDPSRGFAAESVAASVLYTTAYVWEAPISTTHTITSSIMGVGATKRFSAVRWGVAKSIVAAWIFTFPAAGGVAALTYLICHFVFQLP; encoded by the coding sequence ATGGAACTCGCCATTGTCATCGCGGTGGTCGTCGTCGCCCTGGTCTTCGACTACACCAACGGCTTCCATGACGCCGCCAACGCCATCGCGACCTCCGTGTCCACGCGAGCGCTCACACCGCGCATCGCCCTCCTGCTTGCGGCGGTGATGAACTTCGTCGGCGCCTTCCTGGGCCAGAAGGTCGCCCACACCGTCTCCGACACCATCACGCCACCATCGGGCGCCCATGGTCTGACAGTCGTGATGGCCGGCCTGCTCGGCGCGATCGCCTGGAACATGATCACCTGGTACTTCGGGCTGCCCTCGTCCTCCTCGCACGCGCTCATCGGCGGTCTGGCCGGCTCGGCGATCGCCGCCGGTGCGTTCGTCAACTGGTGGACGGTGCTGCAGAAGGTCGTCATCCCCATGTTCGTCTCGCCGTTCGTCGCCTTCAGCCTCGGCTTCGGCGTGATGCTCGCGATCATGTGGATCTTCCGGCGCGCCAACCCGCACAAGGCGCAGAAGGGCTTCCGGATCGCGCAGACGATCTCGGCGGCCGCGATGGCGCTCGGTCACGGCCTCCAGGACGCGCAGAAGACCATGGGCGTCATCTTCCTCGCCCTGGTCACCGGCGGCTTCCTCTCCGAGGGCGACGGTCTCCCGTTCTGGGTCATCGCCGCGGCCGCCACGGCGATCTCGCTCGGCACCATGTCCGGTGGCTGGCGCATCATGCGCACCCTCGGCCGCCGCATCATCCACCTGGACCCCTCCCGCGGCTTCGCCGCGGAGTCGGTCGCTGCTTCGGTGCTCTACACCACGGCGTACGTCTGGGAGGCCCCGATCTCGACCACGCACACGATCACCTCTTCGATCATGGGTGTGGGCGCGACCAAGCGGTTCTCCGCGGTCCGCTGGGGGGTCGCGAAGTCGATCGTCGCGGCCTGGATCTTCACCTTCCCGGCCGCCGGCGGTGTCGCGGCGCTGACCTACCTGATCTGCCACTTCGTTTTTCAGCTGCCGTAG